The genomic interval GATTAAATGAAGGAGTAAATCCATCGGACCTTCAAAAGCATCAATTTTTATATTATAACTCATTTTCAAACCCCGCATTTAAATCAATTTAGCCCATTATTGTGCTATTGTTATTAGTCTCAGTATAGAGGATTCCAGAAGTTTGTCCAAGTCCCATCCTAACTATGAAACTGAAATCTTTCTTTCGTAGTTTTTATAATACTAGGCCCTTGCCCAATCATATTCTTCAAATTTACATAACCTAGAAATGTAATAACAAGTAAGCATTCAAAGGAGGTACTTATATGGGTAATGTAGGATTTCACGGTGGCGGTTTCGCGTTAATCGTAGTATTGTTCATTTTATTAATAATCGTTGGTGCATCTTGGTTTTAATCAACCGTCGTAAACTTGGCTGATTGTTATGCAATCAGCCTTTACTATTTTGAATGATGGTACATAAACTTAATAAGAACACACGCTGATAAAAAATCACCACATTATATGACTCTGTCAATCAATAATATTGTTTACCATAATCTAAGAAATCGCTTATGATAAAATGAAATATTATACCTACAAAGGAGGATTATATTGAACTATCCTAATGAATATATATTGTTCTTAGTTCACTTCCATGGTGATCGAGATTACTTCGAGTGTCATGAAATCCTTGAAGAATACTGGAAAAAAGTAGCTCCAAGAGAAAAAGACTCGCATTGGGTCGGGCTAATCCAGATCGCTGTCGCCTTGTATCATCAACGAAGAGGCAATATGCCTGGTGCAATTCGAACAATCTCAAAAGCCATTAACAATTTAGCTTCTCATACGATAGAATTACAGCAACTCGGCTTAGAGGTAGACGAGCTTTTACGCTTGCTTGAATATACTCGCAAGCGAATGATGAATCACCAGCCGTATGAAAGCATCCATCTCCCATTACGCGATAAACAACTCATTCAACAATGTATCAAAGAATGCCGCAAAGCAGGGTTCACTTGGTGTAATGACAGTGACCCTCATAATCCTCACATTATCCATAAGCATCTTATGCGTGACCGTTCAGAGGTTATCCAAGAGCGGGAACGACAGCGAATGATTCGTATACGTGAAAACAGAGGCTGACGAAATCGTCACCCTCTGTTTTCACACTTCCCTAGAAAAGCACCCGTATACTCATTTGCTTTTAATTCTTTATCAGAATAAACCTCTTTTAAAGCTTGAATCATTGATTTTCCGACACCTTGTTGACGAAATGCAGGGTTAACAGATATATGATGAATCTCAATTGAATTCGTAAAAATTTCAGCTCCTACTAAACCGATAATGTCTTCATCTTTCCAAAGAAATAATTGAAAGTTTTCGTTCGTTTCATAATTCTTCATTGTTTGCTGAAGCTGTTTAATATCTCTTTCATCCGGCATAAAAGACAATAAACCCATAGCAAACTTCTCATACATCTTTTTATACTTGATTAACATATTATCCCTCGTTACTAAATAACGTTTTGTTATTCACTTAATGATTTCAGCGATTCCGTTTCACATTCAAGAGCTCATCTATGACATTACTATCATACATAAAAACTCAATCCGTTTCAATATCCCCAAAATGTCCTTTATCTACTGCTCAAACAGGTTTATCTAAATAGTAATTCTTTCCTTACTCATCTTTAGCTAATTACGTATAAAACGAGGGGTTCATCCTCTAAAAATCATTTGATCAATACTATTATCGATAAATTTCACTTGCAATTCTCCTTGTCTTTTACTACATTTGAGGAGTGAATTTAAATGATACACAGAATGTTGCTTTTGTATAATTACATTCGTCTATATAGACGAAGGAGGAAAAACAATGAATCGAAAACTAATGAAAAAATGGTTCATTTTAACGATTATGCTTTGTATGCTTGTTCCATATAAAGCGTTCGCTGATGTAGCCGTTGGAGAAATGATTGTAACGCTTGGTGAAAATCTAACACCTGAACAAAAAAATACATTATTAGCAGAAATGAAAGCTCCACAAGATGTACAAACGATTACAGTTAGCAATGCCGAAGAACATGAATATTTAGGAAGCTATATTTCAAAAGCCTTAATCGGTACAAAGGCGATCTCATCTTCTGCTGTAACATTTGAACAAGCCGGGACAGGATTAAAGGTCGAATCGAAGAATATTAACTGGGTAACCGAGGAAATGTATATTAATGCTTTAGCGACAGCTGGGGTAAAAGACGCTACAATTTATGTTACAGCCCCGATTCCAGTATCTGGAACCGCTGCTTTAACAGGAATTATTAAAGCATATGAAGTTTCTTCTGATAAAGTGATTCCTGAAGATGTCAAACAGGCCGCAAATGAGGAAATGGTTACAACAGCAAAACTTGGCGATGAGATTGGTACAGAACAAGCCGCTGCTTTAATGACAAAAATCAAAGAAGAAATGGCAGCCAATAAACCGGAAACACCAGAGGAGCTTCGGACAATTATTGATTCCGCTGCTCAGGACCTTAATATCACCTTAACAGAAGAACAAATTCAAAATTTACAAGATTTATTTAATAAATTAAAAGAATTAAATATTGATTGGAACGCTGTAGGCGATCAATTAACAAAAGCAAAAGAAAAACTAGATGCCTTCCTTGAATCGGAAGAAGGTCAATCTTTTATTGATAAAATTAAAGAAGGCTTTGCCAACTTAATCGAAGCAATTAAAGCGCTATTCCAATAGGTTTATCCTGCACTTAACGCAATCACTTACTTAATAACGGTGAAATTTCATAAAATATTGCACATAAGGATAGATAAGGAAAACCACTTGCCTTATCTATCCTTTTTTATACTACTTTTGTTAAATTCGTTGAATAAAAAGAGCGATGCCTATATGTAAGCATCACTCTAGTTTCCTCTTAATATTTTAGAATTCAAGCTTGATTTTTTCAGCGTCACTTAGTTTTTCTTCTTTTTCATTAAAAACATCACTTGTCGTAATCTCAATGAAGTCAATTTTAGACTTTTTAATGATAAAACCTACATTACCCTTTTTTGTTTCATTTGCTTCAATTTCTCCATTTAACTCTTCAAGGTAAATATCATCTTCCCATGTCTTTTTTTCACCTAAACTTGTACTAACGATTGCTGCCGGTGCGAATTTAAGAGGTTTATCCGATGTATTCTTTATTTCTACGAACATTTTCACAAAATCAAACTCTTCATCGTGTGTATAAGAATGAAAGAAATCAATCAAACTGTAATCTGGTTTAAAATGCAGAATTTTTGCTTCTCTTATTGTCAATTCAATTGAATCTATTTTGTATGTTTGGCTGTCATTTTTTATTGCCTGTAATGTTAATTCACCTCTTTTATCTCGAGAGGATTCTCCTACATCTTGTATGGATCTGTCATCTGATACTTGAGGATTAAGAATATAATCATTATAGTAGCTAGGAATTGTGCTAGAGGAATTTGTTGTATCGGATTGATTTTCTGTAGCGACAGATTGTTCAGTATTGTTATTTGAACAACCTATTAGTAGAAGAGATAATGATATAAATAGAAAAATTGCTTTTTTCATAATAGAGCTCCCATCCGTTTTTTTACTAAAAGTTCCCATTGTGCAAAATGTAGCAATGGGAACTTTTTTATTGTAGAGTCTAGTCCCTCCAAAATGAAAAGGAACGATTTTGAAGGGGTTTACACCCCAAGGCTGATTAAGACATTTGTACGGTTGTTATTATTTATCATTAATAACAACTTTAGATTTAAGCAAGTCAAAGATAATTTTGGCATGATCTGTATTATCGACTTGTCCCGCAAATCTTTCACTTGATGGTCCGAAAGCATAGACTGGTACGTCTTCACCGGTATGTCCGCCAGTTGTCCATCCAGTGTGTGAACGTTCATTAAAAATGTTTTCAATGGCATTGTCGATGTTTGTATAGTTTTTAGTTTCAGCTGCAGTTTTAACAGATTGAATTTCTTTGTCCGTTAAATCGAGATTAATATATTGTTTTAATGTCTCCTCAACGCTTGCCCCATCTATAATTTGTTGAGCCATGAAATCAGGGGTACGTTTTGCTGCTTTGATCGGTTCGCCAAACCAGTTATAGATTCCGTCAGCACCAATTGAATATCCACCTGTAGAGTGGTCGGCAGTTGCAACAACTAGTGTATGCTTATCCTTTTTAGCAAATTCGATAGCTGCTTTAAATGCTTTTTCGAAATCTTCCATCTCACTCATTGCGCCAACGATATCATTGTCATGTCCAGCCCAGTCAATTTGGCTGCCTTCAACCATTAAGAAGAAACCGTCTTTATCTTGCTTTAAACGATCAATTGCTGATTGTGTCATGTCCTCTAATGATGGTGTATCTTTTTCACGGTCAATCATTTTAGGCAGACCTGTTGGAGCGAATAAACCAAGAACTTGTTCATCCTTATTCTTTAATAAATCGTCACGATTTGTCACATAGCTATAGCCGTCTTTTTTAAACTCATTTACAAGATTTCGATCTTGACGTATAAAAAGGTCTGTTCCTCCACCTAAAAGAACATCTACTTTATGTTTTCCGTTAATTAGCTCGTCATAATAATCATCAGCAATTGCATTCATATTTTTACGGCTAATATCATGTGAACCAAATGAAGCAGGCGTAGCGTGAGTAATTTCTGATGTTGCAACAAGTCCCGTTGCTTTTCCTTTTTCTTTTGCTGCTTCTAAAACCGTTTTCACTTCCGTTTTGTCATTATCAACCGCAATTGCATTGTTGTACGTTTTAATACCAGCCGACATAGCAGTTGCTGCAGAAGCTGAATCTGTTACATTTTGAGCTGGATCTTCCGGGTATGTCATTTGCTGACCTACTAAATACTGATCAAAAGTCGTTTTTTCTGCAAATTTTGTAGCAGGATCATCTTTAAGGTAACGATGTGCCGATGTATAAGATACACCCATTCCATCCCCAATAAGGAAAATGACATTTTTCACTTTAGCATTATTTTGATTTTCCCCTTTTGCTTCAGCAGTTGAGACAGATCCCGTAAAACTTGTAAGAGCTAATGATGAAACGACTGCAAAAGGTAATAGTTTCTTTTTGAAATTTTTATTAAACATTTTTTCCCCTCCCCATATTGTCTACAAGTTTTATCATATTTTAATAGTATTAAGGGCTTGTTAAGGGAAGATTCATATATTGTAAAATACATAAATCAAGCCGGACAATGGTTATTTTCCAGATCTAGATTTACTATCAAATTTATATATACAAAAAAGTACACCACTATATCGTGATGTACTAAATTATTATTAAAGTGTATGTGTTCGAGTACGTTCTTTTTTTGATAGACTATATTATTTACAATCGACCACTTCATGAAGAGCCAAGTCAAGACGAACAAGATCTTCATATGTTTCACGCTTAATAACTAAACGGGCTTCCCCGTTCTCTACAAACACAACAGCTGGTCTTGGAATCCGGTTATAGTTATTAGCCATACTATAGCCATAAGCTCCTGTACAGAAAACAGCTAACACATCGCCGCGGCCTGATTTCGGTAAAGGTAAATCCCAAATTAGCATATCGCCGCTTTCACAACATTTCCCCGCAATGGCTACCGTTTCCTCCACGGGATCAAGTGGACGATTGGCTAAGACTGCATCGTATTTTGCTTCGTATAAAGCTGGTCGAATATTATCGCTCATCCCTCCATCAACAGCTAAATACTTTCTTACTTCCGGCACTTCTTTTTCTGAACCGACTTGATATAAGGTTACACCAGCATCACCGACTAGTGAACGACCTGGTTCAATCCAGATTTCCGGCATTGTTAAGTCTGAATCTGCAATTTGGGCTTGTACTTCACGTACAATTTCCTCTACATACTGTGAAGCTGGAAGTGGTTCATCTTCCTCTGTATAACGAATACCAAAACCACCGCCTAAGTTTAATACTGTTGGCTGATAGTTAAAAGCTGCCTGCCAATTTCTTAATTGACCGATGATTTTTTGAGCAGCTAGTATAAATCCTGTTGTTTGGAAAATTTGAGAGCCGATATGGCAATGTAATCCTAACACTTCAATCCAATTACTTTTTAACGCTTGGCGTAATGCAGCTTCCGCCTGTCCATTCATTAAATCAAAACCAAACTTGGAGTCTTCCTGACCTGTTAAAATGTAATCATGTGTATGTGCTTCAATCCCCGGTGTTACACGAAGTAAGATACTCATCTTTTGTTCGCGCTTTGCACAAATTTCTTCTAGCAACTCTAGTTCTGAAAGATTGTCTACGACGATACAACCAATTTGATAATCTAACGCCATATGCAGTTCTTCTTCACTTTTGTTATTCCCATGGAAATGAATGCGATCTGTTGGAAAATTCGCTTTAATCGCTGTATATAGCTCTCCTCCAGATACAACATCTAACGATAAACCTTCTTGCTCTGCCACTTGAATCATAGCAATTGAGGAGAATGCTTTACTTGCATAGGCAACTTGTGCTGCAATTCCTAATTCCTCAAACGTCTTTTTAAACCCTCTTGCTCGTTCGCGAACTAGTGCTATATCATAAACGTATAACGGTGTTCCATATTGTTTCGTAAGTTCAATCGTATCGACCCCGCCAATCTCAAGATGTCCTAAGTCATTGACGCGCCCAGTTCCGTACAAATGCATCTTTGTTCCACCTTTCTCCCTTTAAAAAGCGATATCGTATATAAATGAGGCAGACTTATAAGATTGTCAAATCGGAGTTTAGCTCTCATCCTATAGTCAGTCTCATGTTATTTCAGCTTTCGCGCTTTTCGAATAAAATTAAATTACCATAACTTTTCGACAACATCAACCATTAGATTCAGGTGGCTGGCGGTACTTATCACGTGGATGCACAACACTCGGTCTTAGGATGGAGCCCGGAACTGGTCTTCTCAATAAAATATGAGAAAAAGCTTTTGGATTAAAAGGTAACAATGGCCATAAATATGGTGTATTAAATGCCTTTATACCCGCTAACAAAATAAAGTATAAAGTGAAACCTATCATTAAACCCGGCACCTCAAATATGGCGACTAAAGCAAGTATGGCTAAGCGGGCTATTTTATTGGCGACCCCTAGTTCATAACTTGGTGTCACAAATGTACCTATCGTTGCTACAGCGGCATATAGAATCACTTCAGGAACAAATAATCCAACGTCTATCGCAATTTGCCCGATTAATACGGCCGCAATTAAGCCCATTGCGGTTGCAAGCGAGGTCGGAGTATGTATGGCGGCCAATCGTAAAAATTCAATCCCCACTTCAGCTATAAAGATTTGTACAACAATCGGAATTTTCGTTTTATCATTCGGTCCGATAAATTCCAGTTTCTCTGGTAATAGTCCTGGGTCAAGAATGAATAAAAACCAAACCGGCAGTAAAAATAATGAGGCCGCAATTCCTAAGAAACGCACCCATCGAACAAATGTCCCTACCGCTGGGGACTGCCTAAATTCCTC from Peribacillus asahii carries:
- the lysA gene encoding diaminopimelate decarboxylase; protein product: MHLYGTGRVNDLGHLEIGGVDTIELTKQYGTPLYVYDIALVRERARGFKKTFEELGIAAQVAYASKAFSSIAMIQVAEQEGLSLDVVSGGELYTAIKANFPTDRIHFHGNNKSEEELHMALDYQIGCIVVDNLSELELLEEICAKREQKMSILLRVTPGIEAHTHDYILTGQEDSKFGFDLMNGQAEAALRQALKSNWIEVLGLHCHIGSQIFQTTGFILAAQKIIGQLRNWQAAFNYQPTVLNLGGGFGIRYTEEDEPLPASQYVEEIVREVQAQIADSDLTMPEIWIEPGRSLVGDAGVTLYQVGSEKEVPEVRKYLAVDGGMSDNIRPALYEAKYDAVLANRPLDPVEETVAIAGKCCESGDMLIWDLPLPKSGRGDVLAVFCTGAYGYSMANNYNRIPRPAVVFVENGEARLVIKRETYEDLVRLDLALHEVVDCK
- a CDS encoding YjcZ family sporulation protein, with the protein product MGNVGFHGGGFALIVVLFILLIIVGASWF
- a CDS encoding DUF1002 domain-containing protein; this translates as MKKWFILTIMLCMLVPYKAFADVAVGEMIVTLGENLTPEQKNTLLAEMKAPQDVQTITVSNAEEHEYLGSYISKALIGTKAISSSAVTFEQAGTGLKVESKNINWVTEEMYINALATAGVKDATIYVTAPIPVSGTAALTGIIKAYEVSSDKVIPEDVKQAANEEMVTTAKLGDEIGTEQAAALMTKIKEEMAANKPETPEELRTIIDSAAQDLNITLTEEQIQNLQDLFNKLKELNIDWNAVGDQLTKAKEKLDAFLESEEGQSFIDKIKEGFANLIEAIKALFQ
- a CDS encoding GNAT family N-acetyltransferase → MLIKYKKMYEKFAMGLLSFMPDERDIKQLQQTMKNYETNENFQLFLWKDEDIIGLVGAEIFTNSIEIHHISVNPAFRQQGVGKSMIQALKEVYSDKELKANEYTGAFLGKCENRG
- a CDS encoding DUF309 domain-containing protein; amino-acid sequence: MNYPNEYILFLVHFHGDRDYFECHEILEEYWKKVAPREKDSHWVGLIQIAVALYHQRRGNMPGAIRTISKAINNLASHTIELQQLGLEVDELLRLLEYTRKRMMNHQPYESIHLPLRDKQLIQQCIKECRKAGFTWCNDSDPHNPHIIHKHLMRDRSEVIQERERQRMIRIRENRG
- a CDS encoding alkaline phosphatase, with product MFNKNFKKKLLPFAVVSSLALTSFTGSVSTAEAKGENQNNAKVKNVIFLIGDGMGVSYTSAHRYLKDDPATKFAEKTTFDQYLVGQQMTYPEDPAQNVTDSASAATAMSAGIKTYNNAIAVDNDKTEVKTVLEAAKEKGKATGLVATSEITHATPASFGSHDISRKNMNAIADDYYDELINGKHKVDVLLGGGTDLFIRQDRNLVNEFKKDGYSYVTNRDDLLKNKDEQVLGLFAPTGLPKMIDREKDTPSLEDMTQSAIDRLKQDKDGFFLMVEGSQIDWAGHDNDIVGAMSEMEDFEKAFKAAIEFAKKDKHTLVVATADHSTGGYSIGADGIYNWFGEPIKAAKRTPDFMAQQIIDGASVEETLKQYINLDLTDKEIQSVKTAAETKNYTNIDNAIENIFNERSHTGWTTGGHTGEDVPVYAFGPSSERFAGQVDNTDHAKIIFDLLKSKVVINDK